A single Candidatus Eisenbacteria bacterium DNA region contains:
- a CDS encoding Hsp20/alpha crystallin family protein — protein MKNRRRNAGNGQTRSNLEPEQQHPQNPRRSMARGTSSRVQANPRPSTSPMRTYSSTPQTALDWPMGRELMTYPLDMLRRFRGDVDRFFEDFGNVRSGGRRSMNVWSPRAEMFDRNGRTVVRVELPGLERDDVKVSVWNDRLIVEGERREDDEQRGRDYYQTEWTYGRFYREISLPESVEADEVTASFKNGVLEIELPQTQSSRQRRQINIS, from the coding sequence ATGAAGAACCGACGTCGGAACGCAGGGAATGGGCAGACCCGTTCGAACCTCGAGCCGGAGCAGCAGCATCCGCAGAATCCGCGCAGGAGCATGGCCCGAGGTACGAGCTCACGGGTCCAGGCGAACCCGCGGCCCAGCACCAGCCCGATGCGGACCTATTCGAGCACACCGCAGACGGCGCTCGATTGGCCGATGGGGCGTGAGCTGATGACCTATCCGCTGGACATGCTGCGCCGCTTCCGCGGCGACGTGGACCGCTTTTTCGAAGATTTTGGCAACGTGCGGTCCGGGGGCCGGCGGTCGATGAACGTCTGGTCGCCGCGCGCCGAGATGTTCGACCGGAACGGGCGCACGGTGGTCCGAGTCGAGCTTCCGGGCCTCGAGCGCGACGACGTCAAGGTCAGCGTCTGGAACGACCGGCTCATCGTCGAAGGCGAGCGTCGCGAAGACGACGAGCAACGCGGCCGCGACTACTACCAGACGGAATGGACGTATGGCCGGTTCTACCGGGAAATTTCGCTGCCCGAGTCCGTCGAAGCCGACGAGGTCACGGCGAGCTTCAAGAACGGCGTGCTCGAGATCGAGCTACCTCAGACGCAGAGCTCGCGACAGCGGCGCCAGATCAACATCTCCTAG